A genomic window from Klebsiella quasipneumoniae subsp. quasipneumoniae includes:
- the fdx gene encoding ISC system 2Fe-2S type ferredoxin, with protein sequence MPKIVFLPHQDLCPDGIVVEAETGETILDAALRSGIEIEHACEKSCACTTCHCIVREGFDSLAESTEDEDDMLDKAWGLEPDSRLSCQARVTDEDLVVEIPRYTINHAREH encoded by the coding sequence ATGCCAAAAATTGTATTTCTGCCCCACCAGGACCTGTGTCCGGATGGCATCGTTGTGGAAGCTGAGACCGGTGAAACTATTCTGGATGCGGCGCTGCGTAGCGGCATCGAGATTGAACACGCCTGCGAAAAATCCTGTGCCTGCACCACCTGCCACTGCATCGTGCGTGAAGGCTTTGACTCGCTTGCGGAAAGTACCGAAGATGAAGACGATATGCTGGATAAAGCCTGGGGACTGGAGCCTGACAGCCGCCTGAGCTGCCAGGCGCGCGTCACCGACGAAGATCTGGTCGTTGAGATCCCGCGTTACACCATCAACCACGCACGCGAGCACTAA
- the pepB gene encoding aminopeptidase PepB: protein MTEAMKITLSTQPADARWGEKASYSINHDGIALHLNGKDDLGLIQRAARKIDGMGIKHVALSGEGWNTDRAWAFWAGYKGPKGTRKVEWPTLDDAQKSELDNRLTIIDWVRDTINAPAEELGPEQLAQRAVDLLCSVAGEKMSYRITKGEDLREQGYLGLHTVGRGSERPPVLLALDYNPTGDKEAPVYACLVGKGITFDSGGYSIKQSAFMDSMKSDMGGAATITGALAFAITRGLNKRVKLYLCCADNLISGNAFKLGDIIHYRNGKTVEVMNTDAEGRLVLADGLIDASAQKPELIIDAATLTGAAKTALGNDYHALFSFDDALANRLLASAQAENEAFWRLPLAEFHRHQLPSNFAELNNTGSAAYPAGASTAAGFLSHFVENYHQGWLHIDCSATYRKSAVEQWSAGATGLGVRTIANLLTAE from the coding sequence ATGACCGAAGCCATGAAGATTACGCTTTCCACTCAGCCAGCCGATGCGCGCTGGGGAGAAAAGGCGTCTTACAGCATTAATCATGACGGCATCGCCCTGCATCTCAACGGCAAAGACGACCTGGGCTTGATTCAGCGCGCGGCGCGTAAAATTGACGGCATGGGGATCAAGCATGTCGCGTTAAGCGGCGAAGGCTGGAACACCGACCGCGCGTGGGCGTTCTGGGCGGGTTATAAAGGCCCGAAAGGCACTCGTAAAGTTGAATGGCCGACGCTGGACGATGCGCAGAAAAGCGAGCTGGATAACCGTCTGACCATTATTGACTGGGTGCGCGACACCATCAATGCGCCGGCGGAAGAGCTGGGCCCGGAACAGCTGGCGCAGCGCGCCGTCGACCTGCTGTGCAGCGTGGCGGGCGAGAAGATGAGCTATCGCATCACCAAAGGCGAAGATCTGCGTGAGCAGGGCTATCTCGGCCTGCACACGGTGGGCCGCGGCTCCGAGCGTCCGCCGGTTTTGCTGGCGCTGGACTATAACCCGACCGGCGATAAAGAAGCCCCGGTATACGCCTGTCTGGTAGGTAAAGGCATCACCTTTGATTCCGGCGGCTACAGCATCAAACAGAGCGCCTTTATGGATTCAATGAAATCCGATATGGGCGGCGCGGCGACTATCACCGGCGCCCTGGCCTTCGCTATTACCCGCGGGCTGAACAAGCGCGTGAAGCTCTATCTGTGCTGCGCCGACAACCTGATCAGCGGTAACGCTTTCAAACTGGGCGATATTATTCATTATCGCAACGGCAAAACCGTCGAAGTCATGAACACCGACGCCGAAGGTCGTCTGGTGCTGGCGGATGGCCTGATTGACGCTTCGGCGCAGAAGCCGGAGCTGATCATCGATGCCGCCACCCTGACCGGCGCGGCGAAAACCGCGCTTGGCAACGACTACCACGCGCTGTTCAGCTTTGACGATGCGCTGGCGAATCGCCTGCTGGCGAGCGCCCAGGCGGAAAATGAAGCGTTCTGGCGTCTGCCGCTGGCCGAATTCCACCGTCATCAGCTGCCCTCTAATTTCGCGGAACTGAACAATACCGGCAGCGCCGCCTATCCGGCCGGCGCCAGCACCGCGGCGGGCTTCCTGTCCCACTTCGTGGAAAACTACCACCAGGGCTGGCTGCACATCGACTGTTCGGCAACCTATCGCAAATCAGCCGTTGAGCAGTGGTCGGCGGGCGCGACGGGGCTTGGCGTACGTACTATCGCCAATCTGCTGACGGCTGAGTAA
- the sseA gene encoding 3-mercaptopyruvate sulfurtransferase, protein MSTSFFVAADWLAEHIDDPEIQIIDARMAPAGQEALRDMAAEYRVGHVPNALFFDIEALSDHTSPLPHMMPRAEAFAVAMRELGVCSDKHLVVYDEGNLFSAPRAWWMLRAFGVEKVSILAGGLEGWRRDELPLEQGVPEVAEGEFDVRFDPQQIKRLTDVLLVSHEGSAQIVDARPAARFNGQADEPRPGLRRGHIPSALNVPWTELVINGELKTVDELNDIFLRQGVDFDRPIIASCGSGVTAAVVVLALTTLGVNGVCLYDGSWSEWGARSDLPIEPAPAAQ, encoded by the coding sequence ATGTCCACCTCGTTTTTTGTCGCCGCCGACTGGCTGGCGGAACATATTGATGACCCGGAGATCCAGATTATCGACGCCCGCATGGCGCCCGCCGGGCAGGAGGCCCTGCGCGATATGGCCGCGGAGTACCGCGTCGGCCACGTGCCGAACGCGCTGTTTTTCGATATCGAGGCGCTGTCCGATCACACCAGCCCGCTGCCGCATATGATGCCGCGCGCCGAGGCGTTTGCCGTGGCCATGCGCGAACTGGGCGTCTGCAGCGATAAGCACCTGGTCGTCTATGACGAAGGCAATCTGTTTTCCGCCCCGCGCGCCTGGTGGATGCTGCGCGCCTTTGGCGTGGAGAAAGTGTCGATTCTGGCCGGTGGGCTGGAGGGCTGGCGTCGCGACGAGCTGCCGCTGGAACAAGGGGTGCCGGAGGTGGCCGAAGGAGAATTCGACGTGCGGTTCGATCCTCAGCAAATTAAGCGCCTGACAGACGTGCTGCTGGTCAGCCATGAAGGATCGGCGCAGATTGTCGATGCGCGTCCGGCAGCCCGGTTTAACGGCCAGGCTGACGAACCGCGCCCGGGCCTGCGGCGCGGGCATATCCCCAGCGCGCTGAACGTCCCGTGGACAGAGCTGGTGATTAACGGCGAGCTGAAGACCGTCGACGAGCTGAACGACATCTTTTTGCGTCAGGGCGTCGATTTTGATCGGCCCATTATCGCCAGCTGCGGGTCCGGCGTGACGGCGGCGGTGGTCGTGCTGGCGCTCACCACGCTTGGCGTGAACGGCGTCTGTCTGTACGACGGCTCATGGAGCGAATGGGGGGCGCGCAGCGATCTGCCGATTGAACCGGCTCCTGCCGCTCAGTAA
- the iscA gene encoding iron-sulfur cluster assembly protein IscA, with protein sequence MSITLSDSAAARVNAFLANRGKGFGLRLGVRTSGCSGMAYVLEFVDEPAAEDTVFEDKGVKVVIDGKSLQFLDGTQLDFVKEGLNEGFKFTNPNVKDECGCGESFNV encoded by the coding sequence ATGTCGATTACTCTTAGCGACAGTGCAGCAGCGCGAGTCAATGCCTTCCTGGCAAACCGCGGAAAAGGGTTTGGCCTGCGCCTGGGCGTGAGAACCTCCGGCTGCTCAGGTATGGCCTATGTACTGGAGTTTGTTGACGAGCCGGCGGCTGAAGACACCGTGTTTGAAGACAAAGGCGTGAAGGTCGTGATCGACGGCAAAAGTCTGCAATTCCTCGACGGCACGCAGCTGGACTTCGTCAAAGAAGGCCTTAACGAAGGGTTCAAGTTCACTAACCCTAACGTCAAAGATGAGTGCGGCTGCGGCGAAAGCTTTAACGTATAA
- the sseB gene encoding enhanced serine sensitivity protein SseB produces the protein MSETKNELETLLEKAATEPAHRPAFFSALLEATVWVPGRAADGEQIVEDSALDLQHWEKDDGTSVIPFFTSLEALQQAVEDEQAFVMMPARTLMAMTLGESLFLNPKLPNGKAFTPREISHLLGEEGSPLSTQTVLEGGEALLLSEVAEPPAQMVDSLTTLFKTLKTVKRAFLCSIKEHADAPANLLIGIEAEGDIESIIQTTGSVATDTLPGDEPIDICQVVEGEKGISHFMIAHITPFYEKRWGSFLRDFKQNRII, from the coding sequence ATGTCCGAAACCAAAAACGAATTAGAAACCCTGCTGGAAAAAGCGGCTACCGAGCCCGCTCATCGTCCGGCATTTTTCAGCGCGCTGCTTGAGGCCACCGTCTGGGTACCAGGCCGCGCAGCCGATGGCGAGCAGATTGTCGAGGATAGTGCGCTGGATCTACAGCACTGGGAAAAAGATGACGGCACGTCGGTCATTCCGTTCTTCACTTCGCTTGAGGCCCTGCAGCAGGCGGTGGAAGATGAACAGGCTTTCGTGATGATGCCGGCCCGCACGCTGATGGCGATGACTCTCGGTGAATCGCTGTTCCTCAACCCGAAGCTGCCGAACGGTAAAGCGTTTACCCCGCGCGAAATCAGCCATCTGCTCGGGGAAGAGGGCAGCCCGCTCAGCACCCAGACGGTGCTGGAAGGGGGGGAAGCGCTGCTGCTGTCTGAAGTCGCCGAGCCGCCGGCGCAGATGGTGGATTCGCTGACCACGCTGTTCAAAACGCTGAAAACCGTCAAGCGGGCGTTCCTGTGCTCGATCAAAGAGCACGCCGACGCGCCCGCTAATCTGCTGATCGGCATTGAAGCGGAAGGGGATATCGAGTCCATCATTCAGACCACCGGCAGCGTGGCCACCGATACCCTGCCCGGCGATGAGCCGATCGATATTTGCCAGGTGGTGGAAGGCGAGAAGGGCATCAGCCACTTTATGATTGCCCATATCACGCCGTTCTATGAAAAGCGCTGGGGCAGCTTCCTGCGCGATTTCAAACAAAACCGCATTATCTGA
- the hscB gene encoding co-chaperone HscB, producing the protein MDYFTLFGLPASYTLSLEQLAVRYQDLQRQYHPDKFASAPAAEQLAAVQYSATINQAWQTLRHPLTRAEYLLSLHGFDLASEQHTVRDTAFLMEQLELREELDEIGQAKDEARLEGFIKRVKALFDTRHQLMVDQLHNESWEAAADTVRKLRFLDKLRSSAEELEEKLLDF; encoded by the coding sequence ATGGACTATTTCACCCTCTTCGGGTTACCAGCCAGCTATACCCTCTCGCTTGAACAACTGGCTGTCCGGTATCAGGATCTGCAGCGCCAGTACCATCCGGATAAATTTGCCAGCGCGCCCGCTGCGGAACAGCTTGCGGCGGTTCAGTATTCCGCCACCATTAACCAGGCCTGGCAGACGCTGCGCCATCCCCTGACCCGCGCAGAATACCTCCTCTCGCTGCATGGCTTCGATCTGGCCAGCGAGCAGCATACCGTTCGCGATACCGCGTTCCTGATGGAACAGCTGGAACTGCGCGAAGAGCTGGATGAGATCGGCCAGGCGAAAGACGAAGCGCGGCTGGAAGGCTTTATCAAACGAGTGAAAGCGCTGTTTGATACCCGCCATCAGCTGATGGTTGACCAATTGCATAATGAGAGCTGGGAAGCGGCGGCGGACACGGTTCGTAAGCTCCGTTTCCTCGATAAACTGCGCAGCAGTGCTGAAGAACTCGAAGAAAAACTGCTCGATTTTTAA
- the iscU gene encoding Fe-S cluster assembly scaffold IscU yields the protein MAYSEKVIDHYENPRNVGSFDNSDENVGSGMVGAPACGDVMKLQIKVNNEGIIEDARFKTYGCGSAIASSSLVTEWVKGKSLDEAQAIKNTDIADELELPPVKIHCSILAEDAIKAAIADYKSKREAK from the coding sequence ATGGCTTACAGCGAAAAAGTTATCGATCATTACGAGAACCCGCGCAACGTCGGCTCTTTTGACAACAGCGACGAGAACGTCGGCAGCGGCATGGTCGGCGCGCCGGCCTGCGGCGACGTGATGAAGTTGCAGATTAAAGTCAACAATGAAGGTATCATTGAAGACGCGCGCTTCAAGACCTACGGCTGCGGTTCCGCTATCGCTTCCAGCTCTCTGGTCACCGAGTGGGTGAAGGGTAAATCCCTGGACGAAGCGCAGGCGATCAAGAACACCGATATCGCCGATGAACTGGAGCTGCCGCCGGTGAAAATTCACTGCTCTATTCTGGCGGAAGACGCGATTAAAGCCGCGATTGCGGATTACAAAAGCAAACGTGAAGCAAAATAA
- the iscS gene encoding cysteine desulfurase, producing the protein MKLPIYLDYSATTPVDPRVAEKMMQFLTMDGTFGNPASRSHRFGWQAEEAVDIARNQIAELVGADPREIVFTSGATESDNLAIKGAANFYQKKGKHIITSKTEHKAVLDTCRQLEREGFEVTYLAPQSNGIIDLKELEAAMRDDTILVSIMHVNNEIGVVQDIATIGEMCRARGIIYHVDATQSVGKLPIDLSQLKVDLMSFSGHKIYGPKGIGALYVRRKPRIRIEAQIHGGGHERGMRSGTLPVHQIVGMGEAYRIAKEEMESEMARLRTLRNRLWNGVKDMEEVYLNGDLEQGAPNILNVSFNYVEGESLIMALKDLAVSSGSACTSASLEPSYVLRALGMTDELAHSSIRFSLGRFTTEEEIDYAINLIRKSIGRLRELSPLWEMFKQGVDLNSIEWSHH; encoded by the coding sequence ATGAAATTACCGATTTACCTCGATTACTCCGCAACCACGCCGGTGGACCCGCGTGTTGCCGAGAAAATGATGCAGTTCCTGACCATGGACGGGACCTTTGGTAACCCGGCCTCCCGTTCCCACCGTTTTGGCTGGCAGGCTGAAGAGGCGGTTGATATCGCCCGCAATCAGATTGCCGAGCTGGTCGGTGCCGACCCGCGCGAAATCGTCTTTACCTCTGGTGCGACTGAATCCGACAACCTGGCGATCAAGGGTGCAGCCAACTTTTATCAGAAAAAAGGCAAGCACATCATCACCAGCAAAACCGAGCATAAAGCGGTTCTGGATACCTGCCGTCAGCTGGAGCGCGAAGGCTTCGAAGTGACCTACCTGGCGCCGCAGAGCAATGGGATTATCGATCTGAAAGAGCTGGAAGCGGCGATGCGTGATGACACCATCCTGGTTTCCATCATGCATGTGAATAACGAAATCGGCGTGGTGCAGGATATCGCTACCATCGGCGAGATGTGTCGCGCCCGCGGTATCATTTACCACGTAGACGCCACCCAGAGCGTGGGCAAGCTGCCTATCGATCTGAGCCAGCTGAAAGTTGACCTGATGTCCTTCTCCGGTCACAAAATCTACGGTCCGAAAGGCATCGGCGCGCTGTACGTGCGTCGTAAGCCGCGTATTCGTATCGAAGCGCAAATCCACGGCGGCGGCCACGAGCGCGGTATGCGTTCCGGTACTCTGCCTGTTCACCAAATCGTCGGCATGGGTGAAGCTTACCGTATCGCCAAAGAAGAGATGGAAAGCGAGATGGCGCGTCTGCGCACGCTGCGCAACCGTCTGTGGAACGGCGTGAAGGATATGGAAGAAGTGTACCTCAACGGCGACCTCGAGCAGGGCGCGCCGAACATTCTTAACGTCAGCTTCAACTATGTTGAAGGCGAGTCGCTGATTATGGCGCTGAAAGACCTGGCGGTTTCCTCCGGTTCAGCCTGTACTTCCGCGAGCCTTGAGCCATCCTACGTGCTGCGCGCGTTAGGCATGACTGATGAACTGGCGCACAGTTCTATTCGTTTCTCTTTAGGTCGTTTCACTACCGAAGAAGAGATTGACTACGCCATCAACCTGATTCGTAAATCCATTGGCCGTCTGCGCGAGCTTTCTCCACTGTGGGAAATGTTCAAACAGGGCGTGGATCTGAACAGTATTGAATGGTCACATCACTAA
- a CDS encoding DUF5066 family protein codes for MAFSLADLMDVVHKHNRNPTPKPMPVDEVDRLRVRKYRDPQNSETVALPESLKALLAYDCQLTSPYGQRVLESALNAIDEHGVLLSDSLDEEAYYMNGLDMIGLDFEELMPVWNDDPRLPALIRLCHPGDQQVFIYVTERDEQGEYPVVRFEGKENELWLAESSLIEYLQGIFTGGKESHDEWQHQQALNESRDGALLELEYIHEDLYARLEGCPD; via the coding sequence ATGGCTTTTTCATTAGCGGATCTCATGGATGTCGTACACAAGCACAACCGCAATCCCACCCCGAAACCGATGCCTGTAGACGAAGTGGATCGCCTGCGCGTCCGGAAATACCGTGATCCGCAAAATAGCGAAACCGTGGCGCTTCCGGAGAGTCTGAAAGCGCTGCTGGCCTACGATTGCCAGCTGACAAGCCCCTACGGTCAACGGGTGCTGGAATCGGCTCTGAACGCCATTGATGAACATGGCGTCCTGCTTTCCGACTCACTGGATGAAGAGGCTTATTATATGAATGGCCTTGATATGATCGGGCTGGATTTTGAAGAGCTAATGCCCGTCTGGAACGACGATCCGCGTCTTCCTGCCCTGATTCGCCTCTGCCATCCCGGGGATCAGCAGGTATTTATCTATGTCACCGAGCGTGATGAACAGGGTGAATATCCTGTCGTCCGCTTCGAGGGTAAAGAGAATGAGCTTTGGCTGGCAGAATCGTCGCTGATTGAATATTTGCAGGGGATTTTTACCGGTGGAAAGGAGAGCCACGACGAATGGCAGCATCAACAAGCCCTCAACGAGTCACGCGATGGCGCCTTGCTGGAGCTGGAATATATTCATGAGGATCTTTACGCCAGGCTCGAAGGTTGTCCTGACTAA
- the iscX gene encoding Fe-S cluster assembly protein IscX gives MALKWTDSREIGEALYDAYPDLDPKTVRFTDMHQWICDLEEFDDDPNASNEKILEAILLVWLDEAE, from the coding sequence ATGGCACTGAAATGGACCGACAGTCGTGAAATCGGCGAAGCGCTGTATGACGCTTACCCTGACCTCGACCCAAAAACCGTTCGCTTTACCGACATGCATCAGTGGATTTGCGATCTGGAAGAGTTTGATGATGACCCGAACGCATCCAATGAAAAAATTCTCGAGGCGATTCTGTTAGTCTGGTTAGACGAAGCCGAATAA
- the hscA gene encoding Fe-S protein assembly chaperone HscA: protein MALLQISEPGLSAAPHQRRLAAGIDLGTTNSLVATVRSGQAETLPDHQGRYLLPSVVNYHASGLTVGYDARVNAAQDPANTISSVKRMMGRSLADIQHRYPHLPYQLQASENGLPMIQTAGGLLNPIRVSADILKALAARATEALAGELDGVVITVPAYFDDAQRQGTKDAARLAGLHVLRLLNEPTAAAIAYGLDSGQEGVIAVYDLGGGTFDISILRLSRGVFEVLATGGDSALGGDDFDHLLADYLREQAGFSDRSDNRLQRELLDAAIAAKIALSDAEVAHVEVGGWQGDITRSQFNDLIAPLVKRTLMACRRALKDAGVEAQEVLEVVMVGGSTRVPLVRERVGEFFGRTPLASIDPDKVVAIGAAIQADILVGNKPDSELLLLDVIPLSLGLETMGGLVEKVIPRNTTIPVARAQEFTTFKDGQTAMSIHVMQGERELVQDCRSLARFALRGIPALPAGGAHIRVTFQVDADGLLSVTAMEKSTGVEASIQVKPSYGLTDGEIATMIKDSMSYAEQDIQARMLAEQKVEAARVLESLTSALAADAALLSAAERQAIDAAAEQVRAAAAGDDADAIKEAIKNIDTQTQEFAARRMDQSVRIALKGQSVDEV from the coding sequence ATGGCCTTATTACAAATTAGTGAGCCCGGCCTGAGCGCCGCGCCGCACCAGCGTCGTCTGGCGGCCGGTATCGACCTGGGCACCACCAATTCTCTGGTGGCTACCGTGCGTAGCGGCCAGGCCGAGACTCTGCCCGATCATCAAGGCCGCTATCTGCTGCCGTCGGTGGTGAATTACCACGCATCGGGGCTGACCGTCGGCTATGACGCCCGGGTGAACGCCGCCCAGGATCCCGCCAATACCATCAGCTCCGTGAAACGGATGATGGGGCGCTCCCTCGCCGATATCCAACACCGCTATCCGCATCTGCCGTATCAGCTGCAGGCCAGTGAAAACGGCCTGCCGATGATCCAGACCGCCGGCGGCCTGCTGAACCCGATTCGCGTCTCCGCCGATATCCTGAAAGCGCTGGCCGCCCGGGCCACTGAAGCGCTGGCCGGCGAGCTCGACGGCGTGGTCATCACCGTCCCCGCTTACTTTGATGACGCCCAGCGTCAGGGGACCAAAGACGCGGCGCGTCTGGCGGGTCTGCACGTGCTGCGACTGCTTAATGAACCGACCGCGGCGGCTATCGCCTATGGCCTTGATTCCGGCCAGGAAGGGGTGATTGCGGTCTACGATCTCGGCGGCGGCACCTTTGATATTTCTATTCTGCGCTTAAGCCGCGGGGTGTTTGAAGTGCTGGCCACCGGCGGCGACTCGGCCCTCGGCGGCGATGATTTCGATCATCTGCTGGCGGACTACCTGCGCGAGCAGGCGGGCTTCAGCGACCGTAGCGACAACCGCCTGCAGCGTGAGCTGCTGGATGCCGCCATCGCGGCGAAAATCGCCCTTAGCGATGCCGAGGTGGCGCACGTTGAGGTCGGCGGCTGGCAGGGCGATATCACTCGCAGCCAGTTTAACGATCTGATCGCCCCGCTGGTAAAACGCACGTTAATGGCCTGCCGCCGGGCGCTGAAAGACGCTGGCGTTGAGGCGCAAGAGGTGCTGGAAGTGGTGATGGTCGGCGGTTCCACCCGCGTGCCGCTGGTGCGCGAGCGCGTCGGCGAATTCTTCGGTCGCACCCCGCTGGCCTCCATCGACCCTGACAAAGTCGTCGCCATTGGCGCGGCGATCCAGGCCGATATTCTGGTCGGCAACAAGCCTGACAGCGAACTGTTGCTGCTCGACGTTATCCCGCTGTCGTTAGGGCTGGAAACCATGGGCGGCCTGGTGGAGAAAGTGATCCCGCGTAATACCACCATTCCGGTGGCCCGCGCCCAGGAGTTCACCACCTTCAAAGATGGCCAAACGGCGATGTCCATTCATGTGATGCAGGGCGAGCGTGAGCTGGTGCAGGATTGCCGCTCCCTGGCGCGCTTTGCGCTGCGCGGTATCCCGGCGCTGCCGGCGGGCGGGGCGCATATTCGCGTCACCTTCCAGGTGGACGCCGATGGCCTGCTGAGCGTCACGGCGATGGAAAAGTCGACCGGCGTGGAAGCCTCTATTCAGGTGAAACCGTCTTACGGTCTGACCGATGGCGAAATCGCCACCATGATTAAAGATTCGATGAGCTACGCCGAACAGGATATTCAGGCGCGCATGCTGGCTGAACAGAAAGTGGAAGCCGCACGCGTCCTGGAGAGCCTGACAAGCGCGCTGGCCGCCGACGCCGCGCTGTTAAGCGCCGCGGAGCGTCAGGCTATCGATGCCGCTGCGGAGCAGGTACGCGCCGCCGCGGCAGGCGACGACGCCGACGCCATTAAAGAAGCGATTAAAAATATCGACACACAAACCCAGGAATTCGCCGCCCGCCGTATGGATCAGTCGGTCCGTATCGCGCTGAAAGGCCAATCCGTGGACGAGGTTTAA